The Microbacterium sp. SORGH_AS_0862 genome has a segment encoding these proteins:
- a CDS encoding phosphoglyceromutase — protein MTTPHTLILLRHGQSQWNELNLFTGWVDVRLTDQGKAEAARGGELLAEAGLLPDVVHTSLLSRAIQTANLALDAADRLWIPVKRTWRLNERHYGALQGKDKAETLAEFGQEQFMLWRRSFDVPPPPLDDASEFSQVSDPRYVGIDGEVPRTESLKLVIDRLLPYWSESIVPDLTAGKTVLVAAHGNSLRGLVKHLEGISDDDIAELNIPTGIPLVYRLDENLQALGKGEYLDPEAAAAGAAAVANQGK, from the coding sequence ATGACCACCCCTCACACCCTGATCCTGCTGCGCCACGGCCAAAGCCAGTGGAACGAGCTCAACCTCTTCACCGGATGGGTCGACGTGCGCCTGACCGACCAGGGCAAGGCCGAGGCCGCCCGCGGCGGCGAGCTGCTCGCCGAGGCAGGCCTGCTGCCCGACGTCGTCCACACGTCGCTGCTGAGCCGCGCGATCCAGACCGCCAACCTCGCGCTCGACGCCGCCGACCGCCTGTGGATCCCCGTCAAGCGCACGTGGCGCCTCAACGAGCGGCACTACGGCGCGCTGCAGGGCAAGGACAAGGCCGAGACCCTCGCCGAGTTCGGCCAGGAGCAGTTCATGCTGTGGCGTCGTTCGTTCGACGTTCCGCCGCCGCCGCTCGATGACGCATCCGAGTTCAGCCAGGTGAGCGACCCGCGCTACGTCGGGATCGACGGCGAGGTGCCGCGCACCGAGTCGCTCAAGCTCGTGATCGACCGGCTCCTTCCGTACTGGAGCGAGTCGATCGTCCCCGACCTCACCGCGGGTAAGACGGTGCTCGTCGCCGCCCACGGCAACTCGCTGCGCGGCCTCGTGAAGCACCTCGAGGGAATCAGCGACGACGACATCGCCGAGCTGAACATCCCCACGGGCATCCCGCTGGTGTACCGCCTCGACGAGAACCTGCAGGCGCTGGGCAAGGGCGAGTACCTCGACCCCGAGGCGGCTGCGGCGGGCGCTGCCGCCGTCGCCAACCAGGGCAAGTAA
- a CDS encoding folate-binding protein YgfZ, translated as MIASPAGAITDGDVLLHVGDPMREQRALVRGRAVAPRGGRGVIAVTGVDRLSWLDSITTQALARLEPGVSTELLVLDPQGRVEHAAAVLDDGETTWLIADAGDVPALATWLGRMRFRLRVEVREASAEVAVVGATDAGLALIRPLVVGETPLVWRDPWPGVAVGGAAYGPIEEHPGTERSWNEALVDAAEASRLAQLAASGEIGFAGELAVEALRVAAWRPRFAEEVDERTIPHELDWLRTAVHLDKGCYRGQETVAKVHNLGHPPRRLVSLHLDGSAESLPSRGDAVAVGDVEIGRITSAARHFEDGPIALAVVKRTADTDADVVVHTADGDVAASVTTVVPPDAGASAGVPRLPRLSRRR; from the coding sequence ATGATCGCCTCGCCCGCCGGCGCGATCACCGACGGCGATGTGCTGCTGCACGTCGGCGATCCGATGCGCGAACAGCGTGCGCTGGTGCGCGGCAGGGCCGTCGCGCCCCGCGGCGGCCGCGGCGTCATCGCCGTCACGGGTGTCGACCGGTTGAGCTGGCTCGATTCGATCACGACCCAGGCGCTCGCGCGGCTGGAGCCCGGGGTGTCGACCGAACTCCTGGTGCTCGATCCGCAGGGACGCGTGGAGCACGCGGCGGCCGTGCTGGACGACGGCGAGACGACCTGGCTCATCGCGGATGCGGGTGACGTGCCCGCCCTCGCGACCTGGCTGGGCCGCATGCGCTTCCGGCTGCGCGTCGAGGTCCGCGAGGCCTCGGCCGAGGTCGCGGTCGTGGGGGCCACGGATGCGGGGCTCGCCCTCATCCGTCCGCTCGTCGTCGGCGAGACGCCTCTCGTCTGGCGCGATCCGTGGCCCGGGGTCGCCGTCGGCGGCGCCGCGTACGGTCCCATCGAGGAGCATCCCGGCACAGAGCGCAGCTGGAACGAAGCACTCGTGGATGCCGCCGAGGCGTCGCGGCTGGCGCAGCTGGCCGCATCCGGCGAGATCGGCTTCGCGGGTGAGCTCGCGGTCGAGGCACTTCGCGTCGCCGCGTGGCGTCCCCGCTTCGCGGAGGAGGTCGACGAGCGCACGATCCCGCACGAGCTCGACTGGCTCCGCACCGCCGTGCATCTCGACAAGGGCTGCTACCGCGGGCAGGAGACGGTGGCGAAGGTGCACAACCTCGGTCACCCGCCGCGTCGTCTGGTCAGCCTGCACCTCGACGGCAGTGCCGAATCCCTGCCCTCGCGCGGCGATGCGGTCGCCGTCGGCGATGTCGAGATCGGTCGCATCACCTCTGCCGCCCGTCACTTCGAGGACGGTCCGATCGCACTGGCCGTCGTCAAACGCACGGCCGACACCGACGCCGACGTCGTGGTGCACACCGCGGACGGCGACGTCGCCGCATCCGTCACCACCGTCGTGCCGCCGGATGCGGGCGCCAGCGCCGGCGTGCCGCGCTTGCCCCGACTCTCGCGCCGGCGGTGA
- a CDS encoding aromatic acid exporter family protein, with amino-acid sequence MTVPPGGADTTSVSTRLRERFDPRPALSRAVTDLPAIAQLTVAAMGAYVFSLFVLGHSAPVLAGTVAVSSLGLVRDARPRRVAETVGGMLLGIVISEILLRLVGPGWWQLGITLAVVVFVARALSPQPGFAIAAAIQGLIVLLFPMAPTEASWSRLADGAVGGVAALLVTALVPRNPRAEVLREARALFAAIDDATATLIRALEDGDRSRAERALEKARALDPLVRAWQESLDSAVAVARISPFLRRRRAELDRYRRVMAATDLAVRNLRVVARRSGYLIDDGVPRPIPADLLRSLARALALVGESLDDIAQQIPAREAARAVARHLDPAQLAPGASAGEHSVISALRPFAVDLLVATGLGEDEARAAMPRI; translated from the coding sequence GTGACGGTGCCCCCGGGCGGCGCCGACACCACGAGCGTGTCGACGCGGCTGCGAGAGCGCTTCGATCCGAGACCCGCGCTCTCCCGTGCCGTGACGGATCTGCCCGCCATCGCCCAGCTGACGGTGGCGGCGATGGGCGCCTACGTCTTCTCGCTGTTCGTCCTCGGGCACTCGGCGCCCGTGCTCGCCGGCACGGTGGCGGTGTCGAGCCTCGGCCTCGTGCGCGACGCCCGACCACGGCGCGTGGCCGAGACGGTGGGCGGGATGCTGCTGGGCATCGTCATCTCCGAGATCCTCCTGCGCCTGGTCGGCCCCGGCTGGTGGCAGCTGGGCATCACCCTCGCGGTCGTCGTGTTCGTGGCCAGGGCGCTCTCGCCGCAGCCCGGCTTCGCCATCGCGGCGGCGATCCAGGGGCTCATCGTGCTGCTGTTCCCGATGGCGCCGACGGAGGCGTCGTGGAGCCGGCTGGCGGACGGCGCGGTCGGCGGCGTCGCGGCGCTCCTGGTGACAGCCCTCGTGCCCCGGAATCCTCGTGCGGAGGTGCTGCGGGAGGCGAGGGCCCTCTTCGCCGCGATCGATGACGCGACCGCGACCCTCATCCGTGCGCTCGAGGACGGCGACCGCTCGCGCGCCGAGCGTGCGCTGGAGAAGGCCCGCGCGCTCGACCCGCTCGTGCGGGCCTGGCAGGAGTCGCTCGATTCGGCCGTCGCGGTCGCGCGTATCTCCCCGTTCCTACGGAGACGCCGCGCGGAGCTCGACCGATACCGCCGCGTCATGGCGGCCACGGACCTCGCGGTGCGCAACCTCCGCGTCGTGGCGCGTCGATCCGGCTACCTCATCGATGACGGCGTGCCCCGCCCCATCCCCGCCGACCTGCTGAGGTCCCTGGCGCGGGCTCTCGCGCTCGTGGGGGAATCGCTCGACGACATCGCGCAGCAGATCCCCGCGCGCGAGGCTGCGCGGGCCGTCGCGCGCCACCTGGACCCGGCGCAGCTGGCGCCGGGCGCCTCCGCCGGCGAGCACAGCGTCATCTCCGCCCTGCGACCGTTCGCGGTCGATCTGCTCGTGGCGACTGGCCTCGGCGAAGACGAGGCGCGGGCCGCCATGCCCCGCATCTGA
- the phoU gene encoding phosphate signaling complex protein PhoU: MREVFQQSLDEVRVRLVEISELVTEAIEKATRAFGTSNVALAEEVIDNDSVIDDKAIELDELAIDILARQQPVASDLRTVVSALRISASLERMGDIAEHIAQLTRMRFPDRAIPKGLKGTFTKMGEIDVDVARKLTELLRTRDLDLAEQLRNEDDKLDELHVSVFEKVLSESWQGEAAATVDATLASRYHERFGDHAVSVAKKIVYLATGDWAPQPEGEPQI, translated from the coding sequence GTCCGGCTCGTCGAGATCTCCGAGCTCGTCACCGAGGCCATCGAGAAGGCGACCAGGGCGTTCGGTACGAGCAATGTCGCGCTCGCGGAGGAGGTCATCGACAACGACTCGGTGATCGATGACAAGGCGATCGAGCTCGACGAGCTGGCCATCGACATCCTGGCGCGCCAGCAGCCCGTGGCGAGCGACCTGCGCACGGTCGTCTCGGCGCTGCGCATCAGCGCCTCGCTCGAGCGCATGGGCGACATCGCCGAGCACATCGCGCAGCTGACCCGCATGCGCTTCCCCGACCGCGCCATCCCGAAGGGTCTGAAGGGCACCTTCACGAAGATGGGCGAGATCGACGTCGACGTGGCGCGCAAGCTGACCGAGCTGCTGCGCACGCGCGACCTGGATCTGGCCGAGCAGCTGCGCAATGAGGATGACAAGCTCGACGAGCTGCACGTCAGCGTCTTCGAGAAGGTGCTCAGCGAGTCCTGGCAGGGCGAGGCGGCCGCGACCGTCGATGCGACGCTGGCCAGCCGCTACCACGAGCGTTTCGGCGACCACGCGGTCTCGGTCGCGAAGAAGATCGTCTACCTGGCGACGGGCGACTGGGCCCCGCAGCCCGAGGGCGAACCTCAGATCTGA
- a CDS encoding class I SAM-dependent methyltransferase, with product MSPTPSGRITRGTTGTNRLRRVDRWIARHRALRTAEPEPLVVDLGFGASGVTALELEARLHRIRPDVRVYGLEIDPARVARARAQLDAVRDEATTFRPDARVSFARGGFEIPLPDRPRIIRAFNVLRQYDEDEVPAAWERMTARLDAGGMLVEGTCDELGRISTWIEIGSDGIPRTLTISLRLTGLELPSIAAERLPKALIHRNVPGEGVHELLRALDVEWTRAAPLATFSPAQRWQAALSALEASGWPLRQRSRWRLGELTVPWERVAPR from the coding sequence ATGAGTCCTACGCCTTCGGGTCGCATCACCCGGGGCACGACGGGCACGAACCGCCTCCGCCGGGTGGACAGGTGGATCGCCCGCCACCGCGCGCTTCGGACAGCGGAACCGGAACCGCTCGTGGTGGATCTCGGCTTCGGCGCGAGCGGCGTCACCGCGCTGGAGCTCGAGGCGCGGCTGCACCGCATCCGCCCCGATGTGCGCGTGTACGGGCTCGAGATCGATCCCGCACGCGTGGCACGTGCTCGGGCACAGCTCGATGCGGTGCGCGACGAGGCGACGACCTTCCGTCCCGACGCGCGGGTCTCATTCGCCCGCGGCGGCTTCGAGATCCCGCTTCCGGACCGGCCGCGCATCATCCGCGCGTTCAACGTGCTCCGTCAGTACGACGAGGACGAGGTACCGGCGGCGTGGGAGCGCATGACGGCGCGCTTGGATGCGGGCGGCATGCTCGTCGAGGGGACGTGCGACGAGCTCGGCCGGATCAGCACCTGGATCGAGATCGGTTCCGACGGCATCCCGCGCACACTGACGATCTCGCTGCGGCTGACCGGTCTGGAGCTCCCCTCGATCGCGGCCGAGCGTCTGCCGAAGGCGCTGATCCACCGCAACGTGCCCGGCGAGGGCGTGCACGAGCTGCTGCGCGCGCTGGATGTCGAGTGGACACGCGCGGCGCCGCTCGCGACGTTCTCCCCCGCGCAGCGGTGGCAGGCGGCGCTCTCGGCGCTCGAGGCAAGCGGCTGGCCCCTCCGGCAGCGTTCGCGGTGGCGCCTGGGCGAGCTGACGGTGCCGTGGGAGCGGGTGGCGCCCCGCTGA